In Streptomyces sp. P3, one DNA window encodes the following:
- a CDS encoding GntR family transcriptional regulator — MEAVPRTLLRDRAYTAIRDAIVAGAIAPGAVVRDADLAQRLGLSRAPVREAFARLVDEGLLESKPQSYTRVTPVVASEVRDAAAVVGAMHELVTRIAVPRLFAADVEGMRAANERFAAAVRAGDVDAALRADDELHDVLVRAAGNRAAAATVARYTPLIRRLERRRFGEGGTCRSAGLHGRLIRACAAGAVDEAVEVTAEIWRTLADLADSEGAAGIDHCDDTDTDTDTDTDAGEDSTG; from the coding sequence ATGGAGGCTGTGCCACGCACTCTGCTCAGGGACCGCGCCTACACGGCGATCCGTGACGCCATCGTGGCCGGGGCCATCGCGCCCGGCGCGGTGGTGCGCGACGCCGACCTCGCGCAGCGGCTCGGACTGTCCCGGGCGCCGGTGCGCGAGGCGTTCGCGCGGCTGGTCGACGAGGGGCTGCTGGAGAGCAAGCCGCAGAGCTACACCCGGGTCACCCCCGTCGTCGCCTCCGAGGTGCGCGACGCGGCGGCCGTGGTCGGCGCCATGCACGAGCTGGTCACCCGGATCGCGGTGCCCCGGCTGTTCGCGGCGGACGTCGAGGGGATGCGCGCCGCCAACGAACGCTTCGCCGCGGCGGTGCGCGCCGGAGACGTGGACGCGGCCCTGCGCGCCGACGACGAGTTGCACGACGTCCTCGTGCGCGCCGCCGGCAACCGCGCGGCCGCCGCGACCGTCGCCCGTTACACCCCCCTCATCCGGCGGTTGGAGCGACGCCGCTTCGGCGAGGGCGGCACCTGCCGCTCGGCCGGACTGCACGGACGGCTGATCCGGGCGTGCGCCGCCGGCGCCGTGGACGAGGCGGTCGAGGTGACGGCGGAGATCTGGCGCACCCTCGCGGACCTCGCCGACTCCGAGGGCGCCGCCGGAATCGACCACTGTGACGACACCGACACCGACACCGACACCGACACCGACGCCGGCGAGGACAGCACCGGCTGA